The following is a genomic window from Dermatophilaceae bacterium Soc4.6.
GTCTGCGGCCTCAGGCGGACAGCTCGGTGCGGCCCTTGCTGCGACGCGCGGCCAGGATGGCGCGGCCGGCACGCGTCCGCATACGCAGACGGAAGCCGTGGGTCTTGGCCCGGCGGCGGTTGTTCGGCTGGAAGGTGCGCTTGCTCACGAGGTGCTCCGATTGATCTGGTGGTCCGGTTCGCCCGGGCCGCCCGCACCACCGGCAACGGTGGCGCCCGGGACCGGGACGACTGCAGGCCGTGGCTCGGCCGTCATCGAGGACCCGGACGAGCACTCCACGGACGGGACGGACCCGGTGTGTCGTGCGTGTGGCGGGCAGGCGAAAACAGCCGAGAAACAGGCCCTGCCGACGATACGTGAGGCTGCGCCGACCGGTCAAACCGGCCGGGACGGGGCCAGAGCCCGATCCAACCGCCAAGAGTCCCACTCCCGTCCTCGTGGCGTGGCGCGACACGCCGACCGACACCCGCGTGAAGGGTCCCGTCACACGCTCCGGCTTGTGATCCGGGCCATGAAGTTGTTAGCGTCTCGCCTCACGTCTCGTTACGCACAGCATGTGGAAAAGTGTGTGGACGAGGCGCGCGTGGAGGGTGACGTCGTCTCCGACGGAGCGCCTGGAGGGTCTCGGCCGCGATGGGCCCACCGGTCGCGCGGCCGAGGACGACAACGAGGGAACGAGTACATGGCAGACGGCGACCTCGACTACGCGGCGGTCTGGCGCGACACCCTCGAGCTCCTTGGCGCGCAGGGTATGCCGCCCCGCCAGCGCTCCCACCTACAGCTGTGCCAGCTCGTGGGGCTGCTCGAGGGCCTGGCCATCATCAAGGCCCCGAACTCCTTCACCAAGCAGTTCGTCGAGCAGGACCTGCGTGACCCCGTGCGCCAGGCCCTCGGCCACCACCTGCGACAGGACCTGCAGCTGTCGGTCTCGGTCGACGACACCCTCCAGGACGCCGACGCCTCGGCTGACCCCCCGGCCCCGGGCGCTCCCCTGGATCCCGACCGGCTGGAGCACCTGAGCGACCTCGGCGACCTCGGGGGCCTGGGTGAGTTCGACGACCCCAGCGACCCCCGACCGCCCGACTTCCGCGACGCGCCGCGCGCTGACCTCCACCCGGGCGCCGACCACGAGCGCCCGCCGGTCGCCGCGCCCACCGGCGGGCCGGAGCCCAAGACCCGGCTCAACCCGAAGTACGTCTTCGACACCTTCGTCATCGGGGCCAGCAACCGCTTCGCCCACGCGGCCGCGATCGCCGTGGCCGAGGCGCCGGCCAAGGCTTACAACCCGCTGTTCATCTACGGCGACTCCGGGCTGGGCAAGACCCACCTCCTGCACGCCATCGGTGAGTACGCCCGCACGCTGATCCCGCACCTGAGGGTGAGGTACGTCAACTCGGAGGAGTTCACCAACGACTTCATCAACAGCATCCGCGACGACCGCACGAGCCGCTTCCAGAGCCTCTACCGCGACGTCGACGTGCTGCTGATCGACGACATCCAGTTCCTCCAGGGCAAGGTCCAGACCCAGGAGGAGTTCTTCCACACCTTCAACGCGCTGCACAACGCCAGCAAGCAGGTGGTCATCACCTCGGACCTGCCACCGAAGCAGCTCTCCGGCTTCGAGAGCCGGCTGCGCTCCCGCTTCGAGTGGGGCCTGATCACCGACGTGCAGCCCCCCGACCTCGAGACCCGGATCGCCATCCTGCGCAAGAAGGCGATCCACGAGAAGATGTCGGCGCCCGACGACGTGCTGGAGTTCATCGCCAGCCGCATCTCGACCAACATCCGCGAGCTCGAGGGCGCCCTGATCAGGGTCACCGCGTTCGCCAACCTCAACCGGCAGCCGGTGAGCCTCGACCTGGCCGAGATCGTGCTGCGGGACCTGATCCCGAGCGAGTCGGCCAACCAGATCACCCCGGGCGCCATCATGGCCCAGACGGCGCAGTACTACGGCTTCACCATCGAGGACCTCTGCAGTGCCTCCCGCTCGCGCCAGCTCGTCACGGCCCGGCAGATCGCCATGTACCTCTGCCGCGAGCTCACCGAGCTGTCGCTGCCCAAGATCGGTCAGCACTTCGGTGGGCGCGACCACACGACGGTGATGCACGCCGACCGCAAGATCCGCGAGCTGATGGGTGAGCGCCGCGCGATCTACAACCAGGTCACCGAGATCACGAACCGCATCAAGCAACAGGCCCGCTGACCGACGGATCGAGCACGGTGAACCCCACGTTCTCCCCAGGCGGGTGAGCGCAGAGTGGTCGTGTGTCCCCAGGGTTGTCCACACTCGGTGGACAACCTGGGGTGCTCTCATCGGACATAGGGGGGCTCAATGGCTGCAACCGCTCACCGCTCCTCGTCGTTGTCCACCAGCACCTGTGGACAACTGGGGAAAACCCCGGTCTGGACGGTGGATGACGACCGCCCCGGACGGCGGGGCCTGTGGACACCCGATCGTCCCCCACAGGGAGGGCCTGTTGTCCACCGCCTCGTGCACCAGCCGCCCACACCCGCCGCGCACCGACTGACCTGCGCGAACGACCACTTGTCCCCAGGATCCACAACCCCTATGACCACGACGAGACCCTCAATGTCCTGTCCTGCCCCGACAACGACTCCTGCCGACCTGTGGCGATCTCCTGCCGACTCCTGCGGTCGCATTGCCACCCCGTGCTGGTCCTCACCCCGTCCGGGCACTAGGGTTCGAGTCCGCATGGATAGCGGTCGACACCGGCCCATCGACCCCTCAGCGACGAGTCATCGGCAAGAGACAAGGCAGGAGCCACGTGAAGTTCAAGGTTGAGCGCGACGTGCTGGCCGAAGCGGTGGCCTGGGTCGCCCGTGGCCTCCCCGCGCGGCCCCCCGTCCCCGTCCTGGCCGGAGTGCTGCTCGAGGCCTCCGAGGAGGGGACGCTGACGCTTTCGGCCTTCGACTACGAGGTGTCTGCCCGCATCACCGTGCCGGCCGAGGTCGCGACCGGTGGCAAGGTCCTCGTGCTCGGGCGGCTGCTGTCCGACATCTCGCGCAACCTGCCGGCCCGACCGATCGAGGTCTCCTCCGAGGGCAACAAGCTCCAGCTCACCTGCGGCAGCTCCCGGTTCAGCCTGCTGCTGATGCCGAGCGACGACTACCCGTCCCTGCCCGTCGCCCCGGACGGCAGCGGCACGATCGACGGTGACGTCTTC
Proteins encoded in this region:
- the rpmH gene encoding 50S ribosomal protein L34, with product MSKRTFQPNNRRRAKTHGFRLRMRTRAGRAILAARRSKGRTELSA
- the dnaA gene encoding chromosomal replication initiator protein DnaA, producing MADGDLDYAAVWRDTLELLGAQGMPPRQRSHLQLCQLVGLLEGLAIIKAPNSFTKQFVEQDLRDPVRQALGHHLRQDLQLSVSVDDTLQDADASADPPAPGAPLDPDRLEHLSDLGDLGGLGEFDDPSDPRPPDFRDAPRADLHPGADHERPPVAAPTGGPEPKTRLNPKYVFDTFVIGASNRFAHAAAIAVAEAPAKAYNPLFIYGDSGLGKTHLLHAIGEYARTLIPHLRVRYVNSEEFTNDFINSIRDDRTSRFQSLYRDVDVLLIDDIQFLQGKVQTQEEFFHTFNALHNASKQVVITSDLPPKQLSGFESRLRSRFEWGLITDVQPPDLETRIAILRKKAIHEKMSAPDDVLEFIASRISTNIRELEGALIRVTAFANLNRQPVSLDLAEIVLRDLIPSESANQITPGAIMAQTAQYYGFTIEDLCSASRSRQLVTARQIAMYLCRELTELSLPKIGQHFGGRDHTTVMHADRKIRELMGERRAIYNQVTEITNRIKQQAR